The following coding sequences are from one Humulus lupulus chromosome X, drHumLupu1.1, whole genome shotgun sequence window:
- the LOC133806717 gene encoding uncharacterized protein LOC133806717 yields MSNLWDQLALTESTELRAFAPYIVRRDAQRLVQFLMALRDEFEGLHGTILHRSPLPSVDSVVNELLAEEIRLKSCVDKGGGGGRKMGLFLLRIPLSLQFLISQPPTINTAKVGYDECNFCKQKGHWKAQCPKLLNRVQSPNQSPHWKSGNQPHRPLHSMSSNMAAIVPPTDSGSTPSTSIDTLTEQFQKFIASQPHAMSASSHIGLPSSSTPGISSSIWVLDSGASHHMSPNSNSFMSIKSTPSVSVMTADGTPMPLAGIVSICTPKMSFSDDPHFKKLIGTRRRQGGLYILDELRVPDVAASSVDLSSFRLRALGKLQTHDISDYCGCKLAKFSALPFYKSVSVSLAPFDLIHSDVWGPSPVLTKGGSRYYVYFIDDYTRFCWVYLMKHRSDFLAIYHMFRAFVKTQHNAIIKCFRCDLGGEYTSNRFSEFLALDGTLHQTSCTDTPEQNGVAERKHRHIVETAGSLLLSAYVPSEFWGEAILTAVHSINRIPSFVTSGQKGYRCYDPVSQKLYVSRHVVFLEHIPFYSIPSDTPNLHKSDLTRIDPFDSCTVDTLNSADVGSQPVEVPSVSTTAQDASEIVDPAPPPRYPQRIRKSTQLPDFVYSTYSDSFSSFLTSIHQLSEPSSYKEAILDPLWQ; encoded by the exons ATGTCTAATCTGTGGGATCAGCTTGCTTTGACTGAATCAACAGAGTTACGGGCATTTGCCCCTTACATTGTTCGGAGAGACGCACAACGTCTGGTTCAATTTTTGATGGCTCTTCGAGATGAGTTTGAAGGTCTTCATGGAACAATCCTGCATCGCAGTCCTCTTCCGTCAGTTGATTCGGTGGTTAATGAGTTGTTAGCAGAAGAGATTCGCTTGAAGTCTTGTGTTgataaagggggggggggggggcggaaaATGGGATTATTCCTTCTCCGAATCCCTCTGTCTTTGCAGTTCCTCATCAGCCAGCCTCCAACAATCAACACAGCCAAGGTTGGCTACGACGAATGCAATTTTTGCAAGCAAAAGGGACACTGGAAGGCTCAATGTCCCAAACTGTTGAACAGGGTGCAATCACCGAATCAGTCTCCTCACTGGAAATCTGGCAACCAACCTCATCGACCTCTTCATTCTATGTCTTCGAACATGGCAGCTATAGTTCCACCTACAGACTCTGGAAGCACTCCTAGTACCTCGATTGACACACTCACAGAGCAGTTTCAGAAGTTCATTGCCTCGCAGCCACACGCCATGTCAGCCTCCTCCCACATAGGTTTGCCTTCTAGTAGTACACCAGGTATATCTTCCTCTATATGGGTCCTTGATTCTGGAGCTTCACATCATATGTCACCTAATTCCAATTCCTTTATGTCCATTAAATCAACACCCTCTGTATCTGTCATGACCGCTGATGGCACTCCCATGCCATTAGCAGGGATTGTCTCGATTTGCACTCCAAAAATGTCATTCTCTGAT GATCCTCATTTCAAGAAGCTGATTGGGACACGCCGTAGGCAGGGGGGGCTTTACATTTTAGATGAGTTGAGAGTTCCTGATGTTGCAGCTTCTAGTGTCGATTTGTCTTCATTTCGTTTAA GAGCATTAGGAAAGTTACAAACCCATGATATTTCAGATTATTGTGGTTGCAAATTGGCAAAATTTTCTGCTTTACCTTTTTATAAGAGTGTTTCTGTTTCTCTTGCACCTTTTGATTTGATTCACTCTGATGTGTGGGGGCCATCACCCGTTCTAACAAAAGGTGGATCACGTTACTATGTctattttattgatgattatactCGTTTTTGTTGGGTCTATCTTATGAAACATCGTTCTGATTTTCTCGCGATTTATCATATGTTTCGTGCTTTTGTTAAAACTCAACATAATGCTATTATCAAATGTTTTCGATGTGATCTGGGTGGTGAATATACCTCCAATCGTTTCTCTGAATTTCTTGCTTTAGATGGTACCTTACATCAAACCTCTTGTACCGATACACCAGAGCAAAATGGGGTTGCCGAAAGAAAACACAGACACATTGTTGAAACTGCTGGTTCTCTCTTATTGTCTGCTTATGTTCCTAGTGAGTTCTGGGGGGAAGCCATTCTGACTGCAGTTCATTCAATCAATAGAATTCCGTCATTTGTCACTTCAG GTCAAAAAGGATATCGATGTTATGATCCTGTTAGTCAAAAACTCTATGTTTCTCGTCATGTTGTGTTTCTTGAGCATATACCTTTCTACTCTATTCCATCGGACACCCCTAATCTACACAAATCTGATCTCACTCGTATTGATCCATTTGATTCTTGTACTGTTGATACTCTTAACTCTGCAGATGTCGGTTCTCAGCCTGTCGAAGTCCCTTCTGTCTCTACTACTGCCCAAGATGCTTCTGAGATTGTGGATCCAGCTCCTCCTCCTCGCTACCCTCAAAGAATTCGTAAGTCCACACAGTTACCTGATTTTGTCTACTCCACTTATTctgattctttctcttcttttttgactTCTATTCACCAACTCTCTGAGCCCTCTTCCTATAAAGAGGCTATTCTTGACCCTCTTTGGCAGTAG